One genomic segment of Hordeum vulgare subsp. vulgare chromosome 2H, MorexV3_pseudomolecules_assembly, whole genome shotgun sequence includes these proteins:
- the LOC123424695 gene encoding ATP-dependent DNA helicase RecQ-like encodes MEAALKRYFGYTGFRPYQREIVDTIMQGRDCLVVMATGSGKSMCYQIPPLVAKKTAVVVSPLLSLMQDQVMSLKQHGVRSEYLGSTQMNSSVSSEAEKGMYDVLYMTPEKAIALPSRFWSNLQASGICLFAIDEAHCISEWGHDFRPEYKQLHLLREHLLGVPFVALTATATERVRGDIANSLNLSNPHVAIGSFDRPNLFYGVKSYNRSMSFISELVKDVSKNCTVGGSTIIYCTTIRDTEQVHEAMITAGIKANIYHGKMGSKAREESHRSFVRDEVLVMVATIAFGMGIDKPDVRCVIHYGCPKSLESYYQESGRCGRDGLPSVCWLYYQRSDFAKADFYCSEATNATQKNAIMDSFMAAQKYCLLATCRRKSLLQYFGEERYTDCGNCDNCTGTKNERDLSKESFLLLSCVKSCGGRWGLNMPVDVLRGSRVKKIVEKNYDKLPMHAMGKDYPPNWWKGLGGLLMAHGYLKETVSDGFRLVSVSPKGAKFLSDGGTPLVLQLTAEMIGLEEQGSSQNKEVGLNPSTTTESEKISEEEMKLYQMLLNLRMKLAQDLGTAPYAICGDQTLRHFAKIRPSTGARLANIDGVNQHFISRYSGTFVQNIAQLSKQLNLSLDDSSGVEDMMSVPKPVNNSLPRTLGDAKFTSWELWQKQEYSFKKIAHFRRAVPIKEQTVIQYILDAAREGCEMNWNRFFEETGLTPEIASQIRLAIAKVGSRERMKPIKEALPENVTYEMIKIFFAADDLGVLEKTFGNAPTDGAAAQTAESAKPSSHGSEALEKGDQGEPVIISGACDSSPSPKRSQAANVDEPVKKLQKVDGQGTANVATEDAILELAESRNGVSLEDAVKHFSGSKRESVVEMLESLRCSFAVYMKNGRYLVL; translated from the exons ATGGAGGCGGCCCTGAAG AGGTACTTCGGGTACACGGGGTTCCGGCCGTACCAGCGGGAGATCGTGGACACGATCATGCAGGGGCGGGACTGCCTCGTCGTCATGGCCACCGGCAGCGGCAAGTCCATGTG CTATCAAATCCCTCCACTGGTTGCAAAGAAGACAGCTGTTGTTGTCAGCCCTCTTCTGTCACTGATGCAAGACCAG GTCATGAGTTTAAAACAACATGGTGTGAGATCTGAGTATCTTGGCAGCACCCAAATGAATAGCTCTGTTAGCAGTGAGGCTGAAAAAGGCATGTATGATGTTCTGTACATGACCCCTGAGAAAGCTATTGCACTTCCTTCAAG GTTCTGGAGTAACTTGCAGGCTTCCGGAATCTGCTTGTTCGCCATTGACGAAGCGCATTGCATATCAGAATGGGGTCATGATTTCAG GCCGGAGTACAAGCAGCTGCATTTATTGCGTGAGCACCTTCTGGGTGTTCCCTTTGTTGCTCTAACTGCGACAGCCACAGAAAG GGTCCGTGGAGATATTGCCAACTCTTTGAACCTGAGCAATCCTCACGTTGCAATCGGATCATTTGATCGTCCGAACCTTTTCTACGGCGTGAAATCATACAACCGATCTATGTCCTTTATTAGTGAACTTGTGAAAGATGTCTCAAAGAACTGCACTGTGGGTGGCTCAACAATCATTTACTGTACCACTATCCGGGACACTGAACAG GTACATGAAGCAATGATCACTGCTGGAATCAAAGCTAACATTTACCATGGTAAAATGGGTAGCAAAGCTAGAGAGGAATCCCATAG ATCATTTGTTAGAGATGAAGTACTTGTGATGGTGGCAACTATTGCATTTGGAATGGGAATTGATAAGCCAGATGTTAGGTGTGTAATACACTATGGATGTCCTAAGAGCCTAGAATCATACTACCAGGAAAGTGGGCGTTGTGGAAGAGATGGACTGCCTTCAGTGTGCTGGCTGTATTACCAAAGAAGTGATTTTGCAAAAGCTGACTTCTATTGTTCTGAAGCAACAAAT GCAACTCAAAAGAATGCCATCATGGATTCCTTCATGGCAGCACAGAAATATTGCCTCCTTGCTACATGCCGCAGAAAATCCCTGCTGCAATACTTTGGTGAAGAGCGTTACACTGACTGTG GTAACTGCGATAATTGCACTGGGACAAAAAATGAGAGGGATTTGTCAAAAGAATCTTTCTTATTGCTGTCCTGTGTCAAGTCGTGCGGGGGACGCTGGGGCCTTAATATGCCAGTTGATGTTCTCCGTGGATCACGA GTCAAAAAGATAGTTGAGAAGAACTACGATAAACTTCCAATGCATGCAATGGGAAAAGACTATCCGCCAAACTGGTGGAAAGGACTTGGCGGTCTGCTTATGGCACATG GTTACTTGAAGGAGACTGTCAGTGATGGATTTAGATTGGTCAG TGTTAGTCCAAAAGGGGCCAAATTTCTCTCCGATGGTGGAACGCCACTGGTTTTGCAGCTGACTGCAGAGATGATTGGGCTAGAGGAGCAGGGTAGTTCACAGAATAAAGAAGTGGGCTTAAATCCTTCAACCACCACAGAATCTGAAAAGATATCTGAG GAGGAAATGAAACTCTACCAAATGCTCTTGAACCTCAGGATGAAACTTGCCCAGGATCTGGGAACTGCTCC ATATGCCATATGTGGTGATCAGACCTTAAGACACTTTGCAAAGATTAGGCCTTCTACTGGAGCTAGACTGGCCAATATTGATGGTGTTAACCAG CACTTCATCTCGCGCTACAGTGGCACTTTTGTCCAAAATATCGCACAATTATCAAAACAGTTGAATCTTTCATTGGATGATTCATCAGGAGTAGAGGATATGATGTCAGTTCCAAAACCTGTGAACAACAGTCTCCCAAGGACCTTGGGTGATGCCAAATTTACTTCATGGGAACTGTGGCAGAAACAGGAGTACTCATTCAAGAAAATTGCA CATTTTCGCAGAGCAGTGCCGATAAAAGAGCAGACGGTTATCCAATACATACTTGATGCTGCTCGGGAAGGATGTGAGATGAACTGGAATAGGTTCTTTGAGGAAACGGGACTGACCCCTGAGATAGCTTCACAGATCCGTCTTGCCATTGCAAAGGTTGGATCACGTGAGAGGATGAAGCCAATAAAAGAAGCGCTTCCAGAAAAT GTAACGTACGAAATGATCAAGATATTCTTCGCAGCAGACGATCTTGGAGTGTTAGAGAAGACTTTTGGCAACGCTCCAACTGACGGGGCTGCTGCCCAAACAGCCGAGTCGGCAAAACCCTCTTCCCATGGCAGCGAAGCTCTGGAGAAGGGTGATCAGGGAGAACCCGTCATCATATCAGGCGCCTGTGATTCAAGCCCTTCGCCAAAGAGATCCCAGGCCGCCAATGTGGATGAGCCAGTAAAGAAGCTGCAGAAGGTAGACGGGCAAGGGACCGCAAATGTCGCGACCGAGGACGCTATACTTGAGCTGGCCGAGAGCCGCAATGGG GTTTCGTTGGAGGACGCCGTGAAGCACTTCAGCGGGTCGAAACGGGAGTCCGTCGTCGAGATGCTGGAGAGCCTCCGTTGCAGCTTCGCGGTGTACATGAAGAACGGCCGCTACTTGGTTCTGTGA